The Fortiea contorta PCC 7126 genome has a segment encoding these proteins:
- a CDS encoding sucrose synthase codes for MYELAQAISTSDEKTTLRQLICTLRAACKKCFLRTEIIQVFAEHCQRSQKLQCFLHSSSISKLIQYTHEIILEEESTWFVVRPRIASQEVWRLSADLTQFERMSLQALLDVRDRSVNSYQPNILEIDLSGFYKNSPNLSDSRNIGQGLAFLNRYLCNQILTQPQYCLDILFELLHKLHYDGVPLLINDRIKSGTHLAQQMRQVISFLCQQPDAEPQKNFYFHLQELGFEPGWGNTAARVCETLHLLLRLIDNPQPAILEAFVSRIPAIFRVTLISIHGWVAQEGVLGKDETLGQVIYVLEQARSLENQLQKEIELAGLDLLGIKPHVIILTRLIPNCQGTFCNLPLEKIQGTENAWILRVPFGEYNPEVTNNWISKFEVWPYLEKFAQDAEKELLAQFSGKPHLIIGNYTDGNLVAFLLARKLKVIHCNIAHSLEKPKYLFSNLYWQDLEATYHFSAQFTADLITMNAADFIVTSSYQEIVGTPDTMGQYESYKYFTMPHLYHVVDGIDLFSPKFNVVPPGVNEEIFFPYSQKEDRDSTTRTRLQELLFTQKDEQILGHLDDLKKRPILTIAPITAIKNLTGLAECFGKSQALQQHCNLIIVTSKLHPEAASNPEEASEIQKLHNIINQYHLNNKLRWIGMRIPSRDIGEIYRIVADNRGIYVHYAHFEAFGRSILEAMISGLPTFATQFGGALEIIEDRENGFYLNPTDFAGTSQKILHFLEQCDANPEYWLEVSEWMTERIQHKYNWHLHTNQLILLAKISGFWNFVAPDDNEARLRYMETLFHLIYKPRADKILEQHMQHNY; via the coding sequence ATGTATGAACTAGCTCAGGCGATCTCAACCAGTGATGAAAAAACTACCTTGCGTCAGTTAATCTGTACACTGCGCGCTGCTTGTAAGAAATGTTTTTTGAGAACTGAGATAATACAAGTTTTTGCTGAACATTGTCAGCGATCGCAAAAACTTCAATGTTTCTTGCACTCTTCTTCTATCAGCAAACTAATTCAATATACCCACGAAATAATTTTAGAAGAAGAAAGCACTTGGTTTGTTGTCCGTCCCCGAATTGCTAGCCAGGAAGTTTGGCGCTTGAGTGCAGATTTGACTCAGTTTGAACGGATGTCACTCCAAGCATTATTAGATGTGCGCGATCGCTCAGTCAACTCCTACCAACCGAATATACTCGAAATTGACCTCAGCGGCTTTTATAAAAATTCCCCCAACCTCAGCGACTCCCGCAATATCGGTCAAGGTTTAGCCTTTCTCAATCGCTACCTCTGCAATCAAATTTTAACTCAACCGCAATATTGCTTAGATATATTATTTGAATTACTACATAAACTCCACTATGATGGTGTTCCCTTACTAATTAATGATCGCATTAAATCAGGGACTCATCTCGCCCAGCAAATGCGCCAAGTTATTAGCTTTCTGTGCCAACAACCTGACGCGGAACCTCAAAAAAACTTTTATTTTCACCTCCAAGAACTAGGCTTTGAACCAGGTTGGGGAAACACCGCTGCGCGCGTCTGCGAAACCTTACATCTCCTCCTACGGCTGATTGACAACCCCCAACCTGCTATTCTCGAAGCTTTCGTTTCTCGCATCCCCGCTATCTTTCGCGTCACCCTCATTTCTATCCACGGTTGGGTAGCGCAAGAAGGGGTATTAGGGAAAGATGAAACCCTCGGTCAAGTCATCTACGTCCTCGAACAAGCCCGCAGCTTAGAAAATCAATTGCAAAAGGAAATCGAGCTAGCCGGACTGGATTTATTGGGGATTAAACCCCATGTAATTATACTTACCCGCCTCATTCCCAATTGTCAAGGCACATTTTGTAACCTACCCCTAGAAAAAATTCAAGGAACAGAAAACGCTTGGATTTTGCGTGTTCCCTTTGGGGAATATAACCCCGAAGTTACTAACAACTGGATATCTAAATTTGAAGTTTGGCCTTATTTAGAAAAATTTGCCCAAGATGCAGAGAAAGAATTATTAGCGCAATTCTCAGGAAAACCACATTTAATTATCGGTAACTACACTGATGGTAACTTAGTCGCTTTTCTCCTCGCCCGTAAACTCAAAGTTATTCATTGCAACATCGCCCATTCCTTAGAAAAACCCAAATACTTATTTAGTAATCTTTATTGGCAAGATTTAGAAGCAACATATCATTTTTCTGCCCAATTTACTGCTGATTTAATTACCATGAATGCTGCCGACTTCATTGTCACTTCATCCTATCAAGAAATAGTCGGTACACCAGACACAATGGGACAGTATGAATCCTATAAATATTTCACCATGCCTCATCTCTATCACGTTGTCGATGGCATTGATTTATTTAGTCCCAAATTCAACGTTGTTCCACCGGGAGTAAATGAAGAAATTTTCTTCCCTTACAGCCAAAAAGAAGATAGAGATTCCACAACTCGCACCCGTCTTCAAGAATTACTCTTCACCCAAAAAGATGAGCAAATTCTCGGTCATTTAGACGACTTGAAAAAGCGACCAATATTAACCATCGCCCCCATCACCGCCATTAAAAACCTCACAGGATTAGCGGAATGTTTTGGCAAAAGTCAAGCATTACAACAACATTGTAACTTAATTATTGTTACCAGTAAATTACATCCAGAAGCAGCCTCTAACCCAGAAGAAGCCAGCGAAATTCAAAAACTGCACAACATCATCAATCAATATCATCTAAACAACAAACTACGCTGGATCGGAATGCGTATCCCCAGCCGCGACATCGGGGAAATTTATCGAATAGTAGCAGATAATCGCGGCATATACGTTCACTACGCCCACTTTGAAGCCTTTGGAAGAAGCATTTTAGAAGCGATGATTTCTGGTTTACCAACATTTGCTACTCAATTCGGCGGAGCTTTAGAAATTATCGAAGACAGAGAAAACGGATTTTATCTCAATCCCACAGACTTTGCTGGAACATCTCAGAAAATTTTGCATTTCCTTGAACAATGTGACGCCAACCCCGAATATTGGCTAGAAGTTTCCGAATGGATGACCGAGCGAATTCAACATAAGTATAACTGGCATTTACACACTAATCAGTTAATATTGCTAGCAAAAATTTCCGGCTTTTGGAACTTCGTCGCCCCAGACGACAACGAAGCCAGACTGCGTTACATGGAAACCCTGTTTCATCTAATTTATAAACCCAGAGCCGACAAGATATTAGAACAACATATGCAGCATAATTATTAA